In Seriola aureovittata isolate HTS-2021-v1 ecotype China chromosome 17, ASM2101889v1, whole genome shotgun sequence, a genomic segment contains:
- the colgalt1a gene encoding procollagen galactosyltransferase 1 translates to MSRANFACLPAALLLLLLSCCSPARGYFAEERWSPESPLLAPRILVALICRNSEHSLPYFLGNIERLNYPKDRMALWVATDHNEDNTTAILRNWLIQVQSLYHYVEWRPKDEPRRYADEDGPKQWTDLRYEHVMKLRQVALEAAREMWADYFMLADCDNLLTNPDVLWKLMKENKTIIAPMLDSRAAYSNFWCGMTSQGYYKRTPAYIPIRKQVRKGCFAVPMVHSTFLIDLRKEASRQLAFHPPHPDYSWAFDDIIVFAFSARMADVQMFVCNKETYGNFPVPLRSHNTLQDEVDSFLHSLLEVNVRNSPVMPSKYIRVPRKHPDKLGFDEVFMINLQRRTDRRERMLRALYEQEIACKVIPAVDGKAMNISEINAMGIHMLPGYSDPYHGRPLTKGELGCFLSHHKIWKEIVERRLHTSLVIEDDLRFEVFFKRRLMNLMSEVEDEGLDWDLIYIGRKRMQVDHPEKAVPNIHNLVEADYSYWTLGYMISLQGAEKLLKAEPLKRILPVDEFLPIMYNKHPVSDYMDQFETRDLNAFSAEPLLVYPTHYTGDEGYISDTETSTVWDNDKVRTDWDRARSGKTREQAEISTEAQNSDVLQSPLDSTARDEL, encoded by the exons ATGTCCCGTGCAAACTTCGCCTGCCTCCCCGCCgcgctgctcctcctgctcctgtccTGCTGCAGCCCTGCCCGGGGATATTTTGCGGAGGAGCGCTGGAGCCCCGAGTCTCCGCTTCTCGCTCCCCGGATCCTCGTCGCCCTGATCTGCAGAAACTCAGAGCACTCTTTGCCTTATTTCCTGGGCAACATTGAGCGCCTCAACTATCCCAAGGACCGTATGGCTCTGTG GGTAGCAACTGATCACAACGAGGACAACACCACAGCCATTTTGCGTAACTGGCTCATCCAGGTGCAGAGCCTTTACCATTATGTGGAATGGAGGCCAAAAGATGAACCCAG ACGTTATGCGGATGAAGATGGTCCGAAGCAGTGGACAGACCTCCGTTATGAGCATGTTATGAAGCTTCGGCAAGTAGCACTGGAGGCAGCTCGTGAGATGTGGGCGGATTACTTTATG TTGGCGGACTGTGATAACCTCCTCACCAATCCTGATGTGCTCTGGAAGCTCATGAAAGAGAATAAGACCATTATCGCTCCCATGCTTGATTCCCGTGCAGCCTATTCCAACTTCTGGTGTGGAATGACCTCGCAG GGTTACTATAAGCGCACCCCTGCCTACATACCCATAAGGAAGCAGGTGCGTAAGGGCTGTTTTGCCGTACCCATGGTCCACTCCACCTTCCTGATAGACCTCAGGAAAGAGGCATCCAGGCAGCTGGCCTTTCACCCGCCACACCCAGACTACAGCTGGGCTTTTGATGATATCATTGTGTTTGCCTTCTCTGCTCGGATGGCAG ATGTGCAAATGTTTGTATGTAACAAAGAGACCTACGGTAACTTCCCTGTGCCCCTTCGATCCCATAATACTTTGCAAGATGAAGTTGACAGCTTCTTGCACTCCCTGCTGGAGGTCAATG TGCGAAATTCCCCAGTGATGCCTTCCAAATACATACGTGTTCCTAGAAAACACCCTGACAAACTGGGCTTTGATGAG GTGTTCATGATAAACCTGCAGAGGCGGACTGACCGCCGAGAACGTATGCTGAGGGCATTGTACGAGCAGGAGATTGCTTGTAAGGTCATTCCAGCCGTAGATGGAAA AGCGATGAATATCAGTGAAATTAATGCTATGGGCATCCATATGCTCCCTGGATACAGTGACCCATATCATGGTCGCCCACTGACAAAAGGAGAACTGGGATGTTTCCTTTCCCACCATAAAATCTGGAAAGAG ATCGTTGAGCGACGCTTGCACACCTCTCTGGTGATCGAAGACGACCTGCGCTTCGAGGTCTTCTTCAAACGTCGCTTGATGAACTTGATGAGTGAGGTGGAGGATGAAGGACTGGACTGGGATCTCAT TTATATCGGTCGGAAGAGAATGCAAGTGGATCACCCAGAGAAAGCAGTGCCTAATATACACAACTTAGTGGAAGCAGACTATTCGTATTGGACATTAGGTTATATGATATCATTACAAGGTGCTGAGAAGCTTTTGAAAGCAGAACCACTAAAGAGGATTTTACCAGTGGATGAGTTTCTTCCTATCATGTACAATAAACACCCTGT GTCTGATTATATGGATCAGTTTGAAACCAGGGACCTGAATGCGTTTTCTGCAGAGCCTCTTCTAGTGTATCCAACACACTACACGGGCGATGAAGGCTACATCAGCGACACTGAGACCTCCACAGTGTGGGACAATGACAAGGTCCGTACAGACTGGGACAGAGCGCGCTCAGGAAAAACCCGGGAGCAGGCTGAGATCAGCACTGAGGCCCAGAACTCAGATGTGCTCCAGTCTCCTTTGGACAGTACGGCACGGGACGAGCTATGA
- the pgls gene encoding 6-phosphogluconolactonase, translating to MAGRRVVVFPSSAEVGPVLAHLVTSRAEKAIASRGRFTLGLSGGSLVSMLSKELLALPQLDCSKWMVGFCDERLVSFDDPESTYGLYKNQLFSKVNIPDSAILTIDSSLPVSECAEHYTRKLKEAFPDDDFPVFDLLLLGMGPDGHTCSLFPDHPLLEETKKIVAPISDSPKPPPQRVTMTFPVVNSARCVAFVSTGGSKAPVLKEVLEGREGPAFPAARVVPTNGELFWLVDDPAAASLTIQVERLGSGAKL from the exons ATGGCTGGCAGAAGAGTCGTGGTCTTCCCCTCCTCAGCGGAGGTCGGACCGGTGCTGGCCCATCTGGTGACATCTCGGGCCGAGAAGGCCATCGCCTCTCGTGGCAGGTTCACCCTGGGGCTCTCTGGAGGAAGCCTCGTGTCCATGCTCAGCAAAGAGCTGCTCGCCCTGCCACAGCTGGACTGCAGCAAGTGGATGGTTGGTTTCTGTGACGAGCGATTGGTTTCCTTTGATGATCCAGAGAGCACCTACGGGCTGTATAAG aATCAGTTGTTTTCCAAGGTCAACATCCCTGATAGTGCGATCCTAACCATTGATTCCTCTCTGCCAGTCAGCGAGTGTGCTGAGCATTACACCCGCAAACTGAAGGAG GCCTTCCCAGATGATGACTTCCCTGTGTTTGACTTATTACTGCTGGGGATGGGGCCTGATGGACATACCTGTTCCCTCTTCCCAGACCACCCTCTCCTGGAG GAAACCAAGAAGATTGTGGCCCCCATCAGTGACTCTCCCAAACCACCACCACAGCGTGTGACTATGACTTTTCCGGTGGTGAACTCTGCACGCTGTGTGGCTTTTGTATCAACAGGAGGAAGCAAAGCACCCGTTTTGAAG GAGGTGCTGGAGGGTAGAGAGGGTCCAGCGTTTCCAGCAGCCCGTGTTGTCCCAACCAATGGCGAGCTGTTCTGGCTTGTTGATGACCCCGCAGCTGCCTCCCTAACTATCCAGGTAGAGAGGCTAGGCTCAGGGGCCAAACTGTAG